Proteins encoded in a region of the Pseudomonas denitrificans (nom. rej.) genome:
- the uvrD gene encoding DNA helicase II — protein sequence MNDDISYLLNSLNDPQRQAVAAPLGRQRVLAGAGSGKTRVLVHRIAWLIQVENASPHSILAVTFTNKAAAEMRARIEQLLGINPAGMWVGTFHGLAHRLLRAHWQEAGLPENFQILDSDDQLRLVKRVVRELGLDEQRWPPRQAQWFINGQKDEGNRPQNIQAGGDLYLATMVSVYQAYEEACARAGVVDFAELLLRSLDLWRDRPSLLEHYQRRFRHILVDEFQDTNAVQYAWLRFLGKGGESLMVVGDDDQSIYGWRGAKIENIQQFGDDFAGTEDIRLEQNYRSTGTILKAANALIANNSGRLGKELWTDGVDGDPITLYSGFNEHDEARYIVETIEDALRKDGLKRSDIAILYRSNAQSRVLEEALLREKIPYRIYGGQRFFERAEIKNALAYLRLIRLRDDDAALERVINVPPRGIGEKTVEAIRNAARHNGTSMWRAINDVIAAKAVAGRAASALNAFLETVDLLAVKVEGLPLHQMTQIVIEQSGLITYHKEEKGEKGQARVENLEELVSAARAFETPDEEDTPPLVAFLDHTALESGDTQADAFEDSVQLMTLHSAKGLEFPLVFLAGVEEGLFPHKMSLEEPGRLEEERRLAYVGITRAMHRLVMTYAETRRLYGSETYNKVSRFVREIPPSLIQEVRLSNSVSRPLSGNQRSGNLFSGASVPDTPFSLGQSVRHPLFGDGVILNFEGSGAQARVQVNFDSEGSKWLMMGYAKLEAI from the coding sequence ATGAACGATGACATCTCCTACCTGCTCAACTCCCTCAATGACCCGCAGCGCCAGGCCGTGGCCGCGCCGCTGGGGCGCCAGCGCGTGCTCGCTGGCGCCGGGTCCGGCAAGACCCGCGTGCTGGTGCACCGTATCGCCTGGCTGATCCAGGTCGAGAACGCCTCGCCGCACAGCATCCTGGCCGTGACCTTCACCAACAAGGCCGCCGCCGAGATGCGCGCGCGGATCGAGCAGCTGCTGGGGATCAACCCGGCCGGCATGTGGGTCGGCACCTTCCATGGCCTGGCGCACCGCCTGCTGCGCGCGCACTGGCAGGAAGCCGGGTTGCCGGAGAACTTCCAGATCCTCGACAGCGACGACCAGCTGCGTCTGGTCAAGCGCGTGGTGCGCGAGCTGGGCCTCGACGAGCAGCGCTGGCCGCCGCGCCAGGCGCAGTGGTTCATCAACGGCCAGAAGGACGAGGGCAACCGCCCGCAGAACATCCAGGCCGGCGGCGACCTGTACCTGGCGACCATGGTCAGCGTCTACCAGGCCTACGAAGAGGCCTGCGCCCGCGCCGGTGTCGTCGACTTCGCCGAGCTGCTGCTGCGCTCGCTGGACCTCTGGCGCGACCGCCCGAGCCTGCTGGAGCACTACCAGCGGCGCTTCCGCCACATCCTGGTGGACGAGTTCCAGGACACCAACGCCGTGCAGTACGCCTGGCTGCGCTTCCTTGGCAAGGGCGGCGAGAGCCTGATGGTGGTGGGTGACGACGACCAGTCGATCTACGGTTGGCGCGGCGCGAAGATCGAGAACATCCAGCAGTTCGGCGATGACTTCGCCGGCACCGAGGACATCCGCCTGGAGCAGAACTACCGCTCCACCGGCACCATCCTCAAGGCCGCCAACGCGCTGATCGCCAACAACAGCGGACGCCTGGGCAAGGAGCTGTGGACCGACGGCGTCGACGGCGACCCGATCACCCTGTACTCGGGCTTCAACGAGCACGACGAGGCGCGCTACATCGTCGAGACCATCGAGGACGCCCTGCGCAAGGACGGCCTCAAGCGCAGCGACATCGCCATCCTCTACCGCTCCAACGCCCAGTCCCGCGTGCTGGAAGAGGCGCTGCTGCGCGAGAAGATTCCCTACCGCATCTACGGCGGCCAGCGCTTCTTCGAGCGTGCCGAGATCAAGAACGCCCTGGCCTACCTGCGCCTGATCCGCCTGCGCGACGACGACGCCGCGCTGGAGCGGGTGATCAACGTGCCGCCACGCGGCATCGGCGAGAAGACCGTCGAGGCGATCCGCAACGCCGCGCGCCACAACGGCACCTCGATGTGGCGCGCGATCAACGACGTGATCGCCGCCAAGGCCGTGGCCGGCCGCGCCGCCAGTGCGCTCAATGCGTTCCTGGAAACCGTCGACCTGCTGGCGGTGAAGGTCGAGGGCCTGCCGCTGCACCAGATGACCCAGATCGTCATCGAGCAGTCCGGACTGATCACCTACCACAAGGAAGAGAAGGGCGAGAAAGGCCAGGCCCGGGTGGAAAACCTGGAAGAACTGGTCAGCGCCGCCCGCGCCTTCGAGACCCCGGACGAAGAGGACACCCCGCCGCTGGTGGCCTTCCTCGACCACACCGCGCTGGAGTCCGGCGACACCCAGGCCGATGCCTTCGAGGACAGCGTGCAGCTGATGACGCTGCACAGCGCCAAGGGCCTGGAATTCCCGCTGGTGTTCCTCGCCGGGGTGGAAGAAGGCCTGTTCCCGCACAAGATGAGCCTGGAAGAGCCCGGTCGCCTGGAAGAAGAGCGCCGCCTGGCCTACGTCGGCATCACCCGCGCCATGCACCGCCTGGTCATGACCTACGCGGAAACCCGCCGCCTGTACGGCAGCGAGACCTACAACAAGGTCTCGCGCTTCGTGCGCGAAATCCCGCCGAGCCTGATCCAGGAAGTGCGCCTGTCCAACTCGGTGAGCCGTCCGCTGTCGGGCAACCAGCGCAGCGGCAACCTGTTCAGCGGCGCCAGCGTACCGGACACCCCCTTCAGCCTGGGCCAGTCCGTGCGCCACCCGCTGTTCGGCGACGGCGTGATCCTCAACTTCGAAGGCTCCGGCGCCCAGGCACGGGTGCAGGTGAACTTCGACAGCGAGGGCAGCAAGTGGCTGATGATGGGTTACGCGAAGCTGGAAGCGATCTGA